The Pogoniulus pusillus isolate bPogPus1 chromosome 24, bPogPus1.pri, whole genome shotgun sequence DNA segment AAAACTCTCAAGAATTTGAGCCTTATATACTCATTAACTGCAGTGGCAACAGAGAACATGTTTGTATGCAGTTCTCCATTGAGGCTGAAGGGCGAAATACTCACTAAATGTTGTTGACCCAAGACTTCTTTTGTTTCCAAAGCTTTTGTATCAATCTTAACATTCAAAGTAGACAACGTTGCGTTGACTGATTATTGCTTAATATTGAGTGTTTCTGACATTTTATTCTAAGATCCTGAGCACCAAAAGCTTTGCAAATAAGGGGTATAACAGCATTGAAGAGATCCAAACTTGCACATTTACCAGCTTGGTCATCCACACTTACCCAAGTACCTCATTCTTACATACTAAGGCTCATTACGAGTACATCTTTTGTATATGACTTTTTTTAAAGCCTGTCAAAAACATGCATTTCATACCTTAAATTTCTTGGGCATTTAAGCCACTTAAAGCCAGGTGTCTCTTGCAGCATTACAGTAAAACTGCAGTGACAGTGTTCTGAAATTACAGGCAGGTTCTGGTGGATGCCTGATAAATTTCAAGGAAGCACTGGCTGATTCACACTCAGATGTCTCCACTATTAAGAAAACTTGGAGAGAGAGCTTAGTCTTTTCAATCATCACCCACTGCAACAGcgaatttatttttttcagaaaCTGAAGTGTAGCACTTTTTCTACTCAGGTTGTCATCATTTCAAAGAGgaggatgttgagatgcttagCTGTATTCTAAGTAGACATCTATGCTCTCAAATACTCTTTTCCATACTTACCAGACAGACAAGAAATAAGGCCAGAGGAAAGGGATAAAGAAACCCAGACAGGATACTGAGAAATATAGACCCAGGAATAGCAAATGTCTGTAAGCTGGATGCATATtagttaaggaaaaaaaaaaaaacaactcagtaCTGGAGACATTTTTAAGCAGTCAGGATACAGATTACAATCTGAGAAAGCATAAGAAGACATACCTTCTAAAGATCGTTACTTCAAAATATATTTGCAGAGTAGCACAAGAAGTCCAAGCACAGCGAAAGCACACAGAACAATAAAAGCTGTGCGACATTTTATCTGTGCTACAACTGACACTGGGCATTTACTGTTACAAAACAGGAAACATACACTCCTGATTTTTTCACACTGCTGACTGGATGGATACACGCAGATTTCATACATTCTCTCAGAAAAATTCAGACCTGTGAGACTAAGAGCTTCACAGAAGAGTGTCAACTACTACTTCCTCACAAACAAGCATGCTGCAATCACTAGATAACTAGGATACATGACCACTAGTTTCAAGCAGACTTCttcaaaaaagcaaaaaaaatcaagttccTACAACATATGCAAACTGACTGCTGAGCTTAAACCTTGCTAGGCATACTTGAGCCTGTGATATAGAATCCCTTTAGGACAGAAATCTTATAGCAAAACAGATGTGCACACTATTTAACTAAGTTGAATGGACTGAAGTATCAAAAAGCCAAAGAATCTTCCTTTATGAAGTCCATTACAAGTAggacagcttttttgtaagcaaATGTCAAGGTTCTATGAGAACTGCAACGCACTTGTTAACTGATCCCTGTCTACTGCTGAGACTGTAAATGTCATCACTTCAGCTGCCACAGTAGTTCAATAAACAGTCAATTCTGCTCTACTTCTTGTTAATATATAAACTAtaatattttaattttcttcataATCTATTAATTTGTGACCTACACTTAAAAAGAACAAGCAAAAGGATAATTACTCATGGCACATTTGACGTTAGTTCTTTCCCAAGTTATGAAAGCCTCCTGCATTAAACTATGAAACCTCTTATACAGCTTTTAAAAGTTGTTAACCTTTAGTTAAGTGTTCCAGTTAAGAATGTGTTTAATGATTAATATATTCAGCACTCAGGAAAAAAGTTAGCACAGAACATAGGATAGGCTTTATGTCTACCTAGGTAGAAAGTACTTTAGGAATTTAGCTCTATGTAGGCACTGCAGAGACAAAAGAAGGCTCAAAATGTTTTCTGTGAGAAACACTGTCATATATTCTGTAAATTAGTCTTATACAACAATTTTGAATGTCTCAGGGAAGAACAGCATGACAGTTTCAGCTCTCCTTTAGAATCAACAGCAATTTCCAGCTGGCAATTCAATTTGCAATTAAAAAAAGTTAGTGTAACATTAAAATGAGACCAAGTCCGATATCAAAGCTAAAATTCTTGTCTGTAACAGACCCAGCTAAGGCGAAGGTGTAGGCAACTCCACAGCACTTACTAcactgtacacacacacacaacttcCTTCCATGCAATCTTTTCTTACAGTCCAAAAAGTGTACTGAAACAAAGACATGTTTTAACTTCCAAGGTTCTGCAGTATTTGTGTCTGTCTATAAACACCCCTGGGTATGTTAGCTTCCTTCACCCATGATCAAGAATTTATAAATCTCTATTTTGCaatcagaggtcacttccaacccctacctttctattatttcttctcttttcagagAAATACAACTGCATCAAAACTGCCTTTTATTTCAGAAAAAGGATACAAAATATATGTTGCAAAATAAGCCACTAATACTTGAACATAAAATGTGTCCTTATATTTGGACAAGACTTTTCCCAAGGCCTTTGCATCATCCATATCCCTAGGAACCTTTATACATTGTCTTtcttctctggaaaaaaaaaggcacagtgGTAAATATAAAGGAAAAGTATAAATTACAACCTCAGAAAACCAACCAGGTGCTTATTGTGGAGATAATATTTATGGTACGTTCTGTACTAGAAAGTCATCAATTCTAGATATTAGTTTTACTACCAGCTGCTTCATTCCTAGGATTACTTTCTTTTTACCAAGTACTGATCGAAAAGATGTAAATATTCAAAACAAGCTGGAAACTGTACAGCAGTCAACATTTCCACCAAACCCAACTATAACTGCTCCAGCACTGAGATTCCTAACATTTGAGGTGCAGCAAGAGTGGCAGAGATTCACCTCACAAAACATAAAGCTTTAAGAGCAAAATCTCGCTTCACCCCTTCAACTGTTGCAATCTTGGGCAGCACATTTGAGTGTCCTATCTTTCTCTAGATTGGACTGCTGCAAACTGAACTTGTTAAGCAAATTAATCATACATAATTAACTACTAAAGGAAAAAGAGTTGTCAGACAAGCAATTTTCCATCTTGTTAAACTATATACCTTCCCAATATCAGTAGCTGTTGCAACAAAACCGAGAAAGAATGTGAAGCTTATCCACAAAGAAAGGAGAGTGCACTCTTCCAGTGACAGCCTGCAGTTATAGCAGCGCACAAGGAATTCTGAAGTAAAAATGTGATATCTCAACCATCCAACAGGAACCCTTTGTCAATTATAACTGTTTACACAGACCCTATCAGTTCATACTTCAATATTAAGCATTGTATTATGATGTTTTAGGCTTAAACTCAACTTCCCCTTTACAAAAATAAGGTTATGTCTATAATTAAATAATGTCAGCTTAAAAATCACTTAACCCCATGTAGGCTCCTCTACAGGTTGATACTGAATGAAAACCAAGTAAATTTATCTTTGCTGACATACTTACTCACTCAGTTGTGGGAAATTTTTATATACCAGGAACATAAGGAAAGCAGCCGATAAGAAGATGGACACTAAAATAAGAAGAGATGCCCGAGCTGATCCACCTTCTGCCTGAGCTTTCCCTGAAATTAAACAGGAGCAAAGTTaagaaaaaatcaaaccaatatAACCCACAAACACACCTCATAACAGATTTAAAACTTACACTTTAAGGAAAAGGTAAGCTCTCTGTGGACACAATCCTGCCACCAATAATTTCAATAACACGTATGTCACTCATTCTCTGACAGCTTTCAAACAATGTGAAGTTCTTAGGAGATTCCTGACAGCAGAGAATCCAGTGTCTGTGATCCACCGTAACTTAAACCTCAATTAATAAATCGAGCAAAAGAAAATAAGccatgcatttttttctccttcctgccaAAACTTCTACCAGTCTAGTTAACTAGAGATTTAACTTGAAGCTAAACCCTTGCTATGTACAATGCGACTCTGAAACAGGCTCTCCTTTAAAGGTTTAGTCTCCTTGGAAGGAAGACCAAGCGCAGCCACTAGCCAACTAGGTGAGGTGCTTATCAGCATAAAAGACGTGAACACACACACTGGCCTGGAATATAAAGATGACAGTTCTCAGACTTTGGAATCATACACATTTTATACTCATAAAAAGACTTATCTTGGATATGTCTATGAAATTTTTATTAGCCTTCACATTCCTGTGAAAAGGAAGTAATGGAAGTACAGTAAGTGACCCAATTACAACTTGATTTTTACCAATATGGTCATACATATGCAGCACACTGACACAACGGCAGATACGTGCACAAAGTTATCTTATTACAAGAAATATCCATTAAGAACTCTCTGCATCTACCCTAGGGGAGTGTACATGTGCTCGTATCCAAACGCTCTCCTCAGACGCTGCTAGGTTAGAACACCGCGCAGCAAACAGCCAGCCGTGCTGGTCACCTGCACGTCACGGTCGTGCTAGGGCTGCATTCCCATCCCTAGACGCCGGTGGCACGACCAGAGTGCCAGCGCACAACACTGAGTCGCCCGGCGCTGCCAGCGCATCGTTGTGAAACGCGGCGAAGGGCTAACGCAAGGCGCGTCCTGCGCAGGGCCGGCCCGCGGGCGGTTTCACTGCCTTAACGCTTCCCGCTTTGAGGTCAGCGTGACCCCACAGGTGTGCgctgcctctgctttctccaCAGAGGAAGATAAATCCATACACAACTTAGAGGgggaaacaagcaaacaaaccaaaccacggAGAACTGCACTTTCCGTCACTTTTTGTACCATAATCATGCCAGTAGTGGAGTAACACGTATGGTCCGAAGCCAGGCGCGTTTCCGCACCACGGGGTGTGCGGGCGGGGTGCTGCTCCATCCCGGATCCCGGTCTTGTTGTTAAGAACGGCCGCCGGGCTCCCTAAGGGGACCTCGCTTCACCCCCCTCGTACCGGCCGCGCTCCCGCCCAGTCCGCGGCGCGGGCAGAGCGTGGCCTAACGCGCGCGGCTGCCCCCGGCAGGAGGTCGCGcgctcccgccgccgccccaGCCCCCGGCACCTTCTAGAagctgccgctgctgcctggCGCTCTCCGCCTCCGCTTGGCAAGGTCCGCGCTCTGCCGTCCTCCGCTGCGCCATGGCTCCGCGCTACCCCGGGGGCCGGGGCAGGCCTCCCAGGCACGGAGAGCCGCAGGAAGGGGGCGGGACTGGACGCTCCTCACCCCACCGGGTCGCACTCTCATCGCCTCACAACGCATGCGCTGCTCCGGTGTGCCGCGTTTATGAGGCACAGGATGGGCTTGCGCGTCTCCGCCGCGATATACGGGAGCACGTGTTGGGCTCCCCGTCGTGAAATGCGTCGGTGTGTTAGTGACGGTAAATACGGTAACGCCTCCTTTTGGGAATGTCCATACGAGTACGTACGATAATCGGCAGTGCGCTCGATAGGGGTGAATGCGGTGCGACGTGTCCCCAGCCCGGCCTGCTCGGCCCGCGCTGGAAATAGACGCTGATCCCGGCCATGGGAAGCAGCCTGAGACCTGTTGGCAGGCTTGGCACGTggcctgggagcactgctgtcCGTGATGGAGGCTGGAAGCTTCCCTCAGAGAGGGCGGCGGGGCGGCTGGGCCTCGCTGGCGGCTCCGGCGGGACCCGGGGAGGGGCGGCGCGCATCGGGAGCGCCAGTGGGCTCTGAACAAAAGGGAAAGCTTTATTTGGCTTTTTTGGGAAGctgctttgtttctctctttcgAGAAGAACGCTTCGGTGCGCTGTTGTAAATGAGAAAACTCCGAATGGCTCAGGGCATTTTTATGTCTCTTCCTGGCAGTAAGAAGGTTTGAAATCCCTTAGTCCAGAGTATCGTGTCCTAGTGTTCACAGATTCCTTGGTATTCAAGACGAATATGACCTCGAAGCACCTATTTCCTCATACGATCTTTTGGCAACACGATGTTTCTTAACCTCTCCCGGCTCTCCCCGCCAGCGAGAAGTGTTCCCCACAGAGGACATTCTGAAACTCCACAGACAACACACGTTGCGTAAGCGTCCCTGCAGACTTGTTGGCTGAGCGAGGCAGTGTGTCACCCTCTCATGCATTTGCGATCAGTATCAGCTTAAAATCCCTACCCCTTCATCAGGGTCTTTTTCTAGAAAAGAAGCTTTCAGGAGAGCACTTCTAAGATGTAACTCCAGCCTCATTTATCTGAATGCTGTCTGAAACTATGTCATGATTAAGCATATCTGTTAAAAATATACAGGATACAAACAGATAAGTAATTTTATTACAGTAGCGTTTTACAAATAGCATTTCCTAAGATCTTTCTAAAGCAATGAGGAAGATGCAGTTCAGCACACAGCAGACCTCTTAAAGGAGTTGCTTTATTGCTATACTGTACAAAAAGTGCTTGTGTTGCAGTGCAATGTTCTACAGGAAACTGATGACTCATTTAAGATCTAAATAGTCTAACATACTATTACACAAGTACAGTCCCTGCCAAATCTAGTGGGAGGAAATAATCCAAGCTATAATTTGTGATCAGATTGCAAATGAGGCAGATTGAATTTGCTCTGAATTTCTTATGTTTTGAATCAAATTATTTAGAATTATTAAACTATGAAATTCAGTATTTTTGTATTTTCAATTGATATTTCAGAAATGCTACTGCCCTTAGGAACCAGTGGGGTGTATGAACTTGTGACTCTGGTCATTGGTGCCAGATGACAGAatcctttgtttttaaaaacCCTTTCACTATAAACTGTACATACTAGCAAGAGAGGAATTGCTGACAATGTAGCAGATAGCATTCTTCTTGTACTGTAAGTGCACATCATATTTGTCATCTCTCTTTGATTATCCCATTGCTTCTGGGACTGCAGGCAAAATGATTCAAGTACTGGGACATCTTTTGTGTCTGGATAACTTCTGAGAAAACATCACATAGACACTAAAGTAAAATATGTTGGAAGTAAGATCATAAAGAAAAATGCTTATCAAGTGATTTAGAAATGCGGGAGGGGGAAAAGCACATACTGAAAGAAGTAAATAAAATATGTACCATGATCTAAAAGCTGTAGATTCTAACTGCTACAAGGGCTATCTCCTCTTTTGGTGTAGCAGTTTGTACAGTGGGGCATGAATCTCAGTTTGGGATGTTGTGCAGTAATCACTCAGAGCCAAGGAGTCAGAGTCTGTGTTGGTGGATGTCTGATTTTTCATTAACCTGGTTTGTATTATGTAGCCTCACTGTGATACCCAAATGCAGGTAAACAGACAATACAAGTTAGGCTAATATCTGTCTCTTCCTAAATTCTCTGCAGTTCCCATTGTTCAGGACCACTGTAAGACACAGAACAAACCATTTTGGCAGTACAAATTTGTTCTGTGTTTGCCTTTCTGTTTAGTGTGGGCACATGGCCTGCAGATGGTTCCCAAGATGCTGATTTGGCAGCAAGCTCCCAGTGTTATGTCTCATTGAAAATAAAGATAATTCTAATCAACTCAGTGTTACAGAGCATCAGCTTTCTGAATTGTTGCCAGAGTGAAACTTAGGCATTCATCACCAAGATCACTTCAAGTTGAAATGTACTGCATGAGTGATATTTGTGAGACTAGACTATCAAAAGACTCAGACTGTCTGTTTTATGGTGTTCTTGGGGTCCCCCTTGGAGAGGACAGTGCTCTTGTCAACGTTCCAGCTATTTTACTAAACCTTGCAACTGTCAGTGATCTTTAGAGCTGACATTTTAAATAGTAATCTCCAAAGATGTGCACACCTGAAATTACCAGCAGGACTCGTGCATTCactcagggaaaaaagaaaaaaaaaagacccagaATCTCTGTTTAAAACATTAAAATTAATTTACTGGAAATAAAGCAAAGAATGAAAATTACTACCTTAAGCCACATCTCATACCATCTTCACAGGAAAAAGCATTTTCGTAACCAGGACTTGAAGAGTGATCAAGAAAACTTGACACATGGTTGACATCAGCACTGCCAGAAACAGTTTCACTCCACAGTGCAGTGAGAATGATAGCTGTGGACTGAAAATAGATTTACTCTCTTGATGTGCAAAATATCCCCTATACATAATATACAACTTAATGAACATCTTTCTAAGTCCCTTGTCACATGAAACACATACTGTACAATACTTTGTTCAGCAGAACAAGGAAGATAGAAGTGCTCTGGTCTCCAACTGAGTTTGCTCAGTTGTTTTACTAGTAAGAGCTCTATACTTACAGGCTATAGACTGAAGCAAGTATCCACAAGCTTTATATGAATTGGATTTTGGGAAGTATACTGTAAACAGAAAATATGAGTTCTTTCAAATTATATGTGAACCAAaaggaaaaatacttttttgacctgctggaaataAACATATTGGTAGTTACTAGGGTAGCAGCTAAGTGGTCAGCTGTATGAAGTCACTTCTGTGGGTGGTTGGATGGaacattttatttttatcaAACTGAAAAAACTGCCTTCCTACAACACTAAAATCTTGTATTTGCTCCTTTTTAAATAATGCCTGGATGGACCAGTGGAGCACATGTCACATGGTTGAGTCATCCCCACTGATGATGCTTTGTAGGCTGAATCATGCTAATTGTTAGcaagaggaaggaggaaaagacacTGATCCCACTTCTGAGAGCTTCTATCTGAAAATTATCAGTAAGGGAGGCATTAATCAATAAGGAAATTGTAGATCTAATTTATCGACAAGTGCAGATTTAGAAcccttttctcctgctttcCCTTGTTAGTGTCTTCTTTCTGACGATCACAAAAGTACATTGTTGTAACATTATTATGTGGCATAAAAATGGCCAGAAATTGCTGTGTTCCACCTAACTGTTTAGAGTAACACAGCTGATTTTGCTTTACACAGAACAAGGAGCTACTTTGCTGGCATCTCAGAGAG contains these protein-coding regions:
- the TMEM41B gene encoding transmembrane protein 41B — translated: MAQRRTAERGPCQAEAESARQQRQLLEGKAQAEGGSARASLLILVSIFLSAAFLMFLVYKNFPQLSEEERQCIKVPRDMDDAKALGKVLSKYKDTFYVQVLVAYFATYIFLQTFAIPGSIFLSILSGFLYPFPLALFLVCLCSGLGASFCYMLSYLVGRPVIYRYLTEKAVKWSEQVERHREHLINYIIFLRITPFLPNWFINITSPVINVPLKVFFIGTFLGVAPPSFVAIKAGTTLYQLTTAGEAVSWNSVFVLMILAILSILPAVFQKKLKQKFA